A window of Vigna unguiculata cultivar IT97K-499-35 chromosome 4, ASM411807v1, whole genome shotgun sequence contains these coding sequences:
- the LOC114182569 gene encoding metalloendoproteinase 1-like, with protein MSLDILKPLILFLVLCAVNPFPSVNSAVPFLEILRGIRRGQNANGVGTLRSYLKTLGYQVNEQSSSDNNFDENVESALKQYQAFHHLQTSGVVDDETIRTMSLPRCGLPDITATPNPNPNPNNPNGLSSPAPQNYEYFPGNPKWSRFNLTYRVTQNPRGVSVTRNDLREAMSNAFQTWGNDNNFTFTERTGRTDIVSGFYYWFHGDFAPFDGPGMVLAHAYAPEDGRAHFDASERWSTTGAGDFIDLLSVVLHEIGHVLGLGHSNDSNAVMAPTYTGVRRNLAQDDKDGLNNLYGFPN; from the coding sequence atGTCTCTTGACATTCTAAAACCTTTAATCTTGTTCCTCGTCCTCTGTGCGGTGAATCCTTTTCCCTCTGTTAACTCTGCAGTTCCATTTCTCGAAATCCTGAGGGGCATTCGCAGGGGACAAAACGCGAATGGCGTAGGCACACTCAGAAGCTACCTCAAAACTTTAGGCTACCAAGTAAACGAACAATCTTCTTCCGACAACAACTTCGACGAAAACGTTGAATCTGCTCTGAAACAGTACCAGGCATTCCATCACTTGCAGACCAGTGGCGTGGTGGATGATGAAACCATCAGAACCATGAGCCTGCCACGTTGTGGATTACCTGATATCACAGCCActcctaaccctaaccctaaccctaataaTCCTAACGGTTTATCATCACCAGCTCCCCAAAACTACGAGTACTTCCCAGGGAACCCAAAATGGAGCAGGTTTAACTTAACCTACCGAGTGACTCAAAACCCTCGAGGAGTTTCCGTGACCCGGAACGATTTGAGAGAAGCAATGAGTAATGCCTTTCAGACGTGGGGAAATGACAACAATTTCACGTTCACTGAACGCACTGGTCGAACTGACATTGTCTCTGGCTTCTACTATTGGTTCCACGGTGATTTTGCCCCATTTGATGGGCCAGGTATGGTTCTGGCTCACGCTTATGCTCCAGAAGATGGAAGAGCACACTTCGATGCATCTGAAAGGTGGAGCACTACAGGGGCTGGAGACTTTATTGATCTTCTAAGCGTTGTTCTGCACGAGATTGGTCACGTTCTGGGGCTTGGACACAGTAATGATTCTAACGCGGTTATGGCACCAACATATACAGGGGTACGAAGGAATCTAGCACAAGATGATAAAGATGGTTTAAACAATCTATATGGGTTTCCGAACTAG